In the Rhododendron vialii isolate Sample 1 chromosome 2a, ASM3025357v1 genome, GCGATTTCtcaatatttaaattttttatttgtcaaaaaCATGTTCTATAAAAGTTAGGAGAACGAATGTAAAGAAgacaatttcttttatttttatttttttgatcagcaaaatttttattaatttccgaattcaaaaattaaaaagactaAAAGGATAAGGGCAAAAGAgaattaaaattacttaatctcCATAGGTACCCGAGATCCAAACGCTGgtcaaaaaccaacaaaacccaGAACACCCCAGAcctgaaaaacaacaaaatttcttttcttatcgACCCCGTTCGAGTGCAAACCATGGTTCCGCGACTAAAAGTCTTTAGttatttggaaaaataacacgaatttttaaaaataaactaaataAACCATAGGATAGCAGATGTAAACATTTACCCAAGCTTTCACACACAAGTGAAGTGAGATTTTCCGTATTATATGAACATACATAGATACACCTGTATACATATTTGTAACTGTAGAATCATTGATCTGTATGTCAGTAGAATGTTATCTGAGGTTAGAAACTTAGTTATAAGGTCTGAACGTCGTGAAAATGACTCAAACTCACAATTTCTCTgtctaaaaaaatacaaaagagagCGGCAGCACGCCCTCCCTCCGGTCAGAGTTGTTGAGAGTAGTAGTCAAACCATGAAAGGGACGTCATGAAGGCCCTTTTACAATACTTACAATTAGACCTGTCAATGGATCTGATCCGATTCGAAAAATCCAATTCGAATCAGATAACATCGATTCAGTAATCCAAATACGGAACGGaccggattaaatccgttatcaatccgaatccgaactttattttttttaattttttaattttaaaaaaaaaacagtaaattttttatgttgaaaaaaatttgtttaagaagttgtattttttattttttatttttttaaatgtatttttttgaattttttttttttgctaaaatttttgaagtaaaaaagttttcggatcagATCGGAATTTTACGGATCGAATTCGAATCTTGCCGGATCCAGTTCAGATCCGATCCATTGACAGGACTACTTACAATTATGAAGTCATTTTCTAGCTAGCGACAGCTCGAAACATGCATCTGGACAATAAAATACACATCATGATGGTGTTAGAGAGAAGTgcttttttttcaatcatttgttAGAGAGGAGTTGATGAGAATAAAGTGAGTTTGAAAACAAAGCAAAGATCAAGGATCATTGTATAGCTCACAAAAGAGGAGGTGATTTGTAATAACTTGTGTGATTATTAAATACACATCGAACAAACAGAACAGGGATTTGAGGATCCTGTAGTCGGCAAAGTCACTATAGGATGTTATCTatttcagcaatcaatggtttggattaaaataaaaaaaaaccttccaaGAAAGAGTATTCTCTTCCGCGGTAACTTTGCTTACTACAGGATCCCCGCTTCCAACAGAATAAACGTTGTGACTTAACAAAATAATGGATGACTCACTACTTACGAGCTTAAGCTTTTAAGTATATATGTAGTATATGTTCATTCAATTTGTGTTGAGCCCAAATAATGTGGTGGACTTCGGATTGCGCCTTGCACACGCAATAGGGGAACGATGCAtcatacaaaatttcaacatacagcttcatcttttttttttcttttcatttttttagggGGAAATTAATAGGGTAACACAACTTGCCAAAATTCTTGCATTTCATGGGCAAGATCCCTACCCAGGTTAGGACCTATTTTCTAGATACATAGTCCACTATCCTGTTTCTAGTTTCTACTGGATTTGTGAAACAGAGACAAGGTGATGCTGTAGTGCACACTACAGAGGTGTAATGCCCCCAAAACTATGTCGTTTGAGCTGTTTGTTTAACCCTAAGTCCCTAACTTACCGAAAAGCCAAGCAACTTTGACACTCAATCATAAAGAGAAACTTTTAGATTAATTATCATGTGCaaaccgatgctctggactatcaataaAAGAAGCATGATAATAttcacataaattgaattgggtctctaggcctgccatATCTGATGTTATTTAGCTTTGATGTGGGGACATGGTTCCGCaacaaaacaggtatagggggccACTATTTCAATaatattctgagagcagctacGTTGTACATTTTGCCAGACGTTTGGTTTATCTCCAATCCTCCTCCGCCTATACTTTCAGTGATTGAGACTACATAAGTTCTGTTGTTCCTGTTGTTGTTTTAGAttaatcataaaaaaaacttcaactTATCTTCTATACTTGCAAATAATTGAAGAACCAAAAATCCCAAATACGTCACCACTTATGTCATGACCCCTGGCCCTATCCTTACGCACAATCATATAAGTTTCTAAAACCCTCGTGGCACTTTCATGCACTCAGGCCACGGCTATCTAATTTCCAAACTACTCCAgttcttttgcttttggatcTAGCTACCACCCTTCCTCCCTCCCTCAGCCCTCCAAACCAATGGATCCCTGTGTTCGACTCCTGCTGGTAACGTTTCCAGGGCAACCGCAAATCAACCCCGGCCTCCAATTCGCCAAGTGCCTCCTCAAAACGGGCGTCAACGTCACTTACGCAACAGCCTTTTCCGCCGTCAATCGCATGACCAGAAGCAGGACTACACCACCGGGCTTGACCTTTTCCGGCTTCTCTGATGGCCATGATGGCAGTTGGGGAATGGACAATATCGACCAGTACATGGAAGAGCTAAAGAGACACGGATCCGAGGCCGTAGCgaaactcatcacatctcaggCTGAAAGAGGCCAGCCTTTCATGCATGTGGTTTATACCCCATTTGTCCCCTGGGCAGGCCAGGTTGCACATGATCTTCACGTGCCGTCCACTTTCCTTTGGATTCAACCAGCCACCATCTTGGATATTTACTATTATTACTTGAATGGCTATGGGGATTCCATTGGGAACAACATGAATGACCCCTCATGGTCAGTTGAATTACCGGGACTACCACCGGTAACTGGCAGTGACCTTCCCTCTTTTTTGCTTGCTTCAAACACCTATAATTTTGCACTTAAGTTACTAAAAGAGCATTTTGATGTGCTTGACGCCCAAAACAATCCCAAAGTACTTGTAAACTCGTTTGATGCTTTGGAGTCTGGCGCCCTCAGAGCAATTGAGAAGCTAAACTTGGTTGCTATTGGAGCGTTAGTCCCGTCGGCTTTCTTGGATGGAAAGGATCCATCTGACAATTCTTTCGGAGGAGATCTCTTTGAAGATTCAAAAGCCTATATCAAATGGTTGGATTCAAAGCCTAGTGAATCTGTTATTTATGCAGCCTTTGGAAGCTATTCTCCAATAGCGAAGCAACAGATAGACGAGATAGCACACGGGCTCCTTGCTTGTGGAAGGCCATTTTTGTGGGTGGTAAGAGCCACTGAAGACGAGAAGCTGAGTTGTAAAGAGAAATTGGAACAACAAGGAATGATAGTGCCGTGGTGTTCTCAAGTGGAGGTTTTGTCACACCCATCGGTTGGGTGTTTCCTGTCTCATTGCGGGTGGAATTCTTCTTTGGAAAGCTTGGCTTCTGGGGTTCCGGTTGTGGCTTTTCCGCAGTGGGCGGACCAAGTTACAAACGCAAAGCTTATTCAAGATGTTTGGACGACTGGAACAAGAGTGAAACCAAATCTAGATCACATAGTTGAGAGTGATGAGATTAAAAGGAGCATAGAAATGGTGATGGGAGGGGATGAAATGAGGATGAATGCTAAGAAGTGGAAGGAATTGGCAAGGGAAGCTGGTAAAAAAGGTGGATCGTCCGACAAGAATCTCAAGacttttgttgatgatgtcAAGGCTAGTAAAGTTGAATGAACTGTTCTTCGAAACTGGTCTATTTGATTGATAGGGGTTGGTTCATAACTCATCTTCGTCATTTTCTTGAGAGGTCGAAATATGTCAATTTGTATGATCAATAAGTGAATATTCTTCACCACTTCCTCTCTTAACCCTTCTCTATTGTTCTTTCCTTCATCTTACCAAACATCTATTTGCAAAGATTGTACATTTCAAATTATATTTCAGCACCACCTCCCAATTAAGCTCCACATCTCGGACCAGGTTCTACTATGTTACGAATAAGGAAAGTACATGAGTTACGACATTGGTGGTTGTGCATTGCAAATTGTAATTATTTATATACTAGTGTTTACTTCATACGTAAATTACCGTAAGTACATTGTCTAGGGTCTAGGTTTTGGGCGCTGTATCTGAGTACTTGCCAGTGGGGTGCCCTATCTCTGGATGTGTAGGTCTCACATGTACATTAGACCAAATCTGTTTCACAAACTCTATAGTTCGATGTGTGTAGATCTCACATGGATTTGTGGGGTCCACATGCATACATCAAACAACTAGCTAGGAAGACACTATGTTAGGAACTGTATTCAGATATATGTGTCTGTAAATTTACCCATATGCATTATGCAATAGTATTGTGCGTCTATAAAGGGGGATGTC is a window encoding:
- the LOC131315763 gene encoding crocetin glucosyltransferase, chloroplastic-like; protein product: MDPCVRLLLVTFPGQPQINPGLQFAKCLLKTGVNVTYATAFSAVNRMTRSRTTPPGLTFSGFSDGHDGSWGMDNIDQYMEELKRHGSEAVAKLITSQAERGQPFMHVVYTPFVPWAGQVAHDLHVPSTFLWIQPATILDIYYYYLNGYGDSIGNNMNDPSWSVELPGLPPVTGSDLPSFLLASNTYNFALKLLKEHFDVLDAQNNPKVLVNSFDALESGALRAIEKLNLVAIGALVPSAFLDGKDPSDNSFGGDLFEDSKAYIKWLDSKPSESVIYAAFGSYSPIAKQQIDEIAHGLLACGRPFLWVVRATEDEKLSCKEKLEQQGMIVPWCSQVEVLSHPSVGCFLSHCGWNSSLESLASGVPVVAFPQWADQVTNAKLIQDVWTTGTRVKPNLDHIVESDEIKRSIEMVMGGDEMRMNAKKWKELAREAGKKGGSSDKNLKTFVDDVKASKVE